The following are encoded in a window of Halorarum salinum genomic DNA:
- a CDS encoding helix-turn-helix domain-containing protein has protein sequence MPSARVKFRPPGNHLGGPFRISAEHPDDEFRILSAYPHDDGLLVIMEARTSDPTVVDDLFDDAPRTPSHEVLHADERTVLVQFSLPFVPPPYRAIFSSGNLPQFPHALEDGWMVCELTTSQERLSRFRDELEATGFTFEVDWVRQSVDPTDLLTDRQRRFVTAAIERGYYDTPRQCSLTDLADDLGVSKSTASVVLHRAEETIVKEFFAESDA, from the coding sequence ATGCCCAGCGCGCGAGTGAAGTTCAGACCTCCGGGCAACCACCTCGGCGGACCGTTCAGGATCTCGGCCGAGCACCCCGACGACGAGTTCCGAATCCTGAGCGCGTACCCGCACGACGACGGACTGCTCGTGATCATGGAGGCGAGGACGTCCGATCCGACCGTGGTCGACGACCTCTTCGACGATGCTCCCCGAACCCCCTCCCACGAGGTGCTGCACGCCGACGAACGGACGGTCCTGGTCCAGTTCTCGCTTCCGTTCGTTCCCCCGCCGTACCGTGCCATCTTCTCGTCGGGGAACTTGCCGCAGTTCCCCCACGCCCTCGAGGACGGGTGGATGGTGTGTGAACTGACCACCTCGCAGGAGCGACTGTCCCGGTTCAGGGACGAACTCGAGGCCACCGGCTTCACGTTCGAGGTCGACTGGGTCAGACAGTCGGTCGATCCGACCGACCTCCTGACCGACCGCCAACGGCGGTTCGTGACCGCGGCCATCGAGCGCGGCTACTACGATACGCCACGGCAGTGTTCGCTCACGGACCTCGCCGACGACCTCGGGGTCAGCAAGTCGACGGCGAGCGTCGTGCTCCACCGGGCCGAGGAGACCATCGTCAAGGAGTTCTTCGCGGAGTCGGATGCGTGA
- a CDS encoding universal stress protein, with amino-acid sequence MTDRPSILVPIRVLEGESIPEGVPELLANAHVVLLGYHVIPEQTAPGQARMQFEERANQRLDEYEAMLAEAGATTERRLVFTRDGGKTIDRTIREEDCLAVLVPNATGPPEDVLVAVRGAVGVDRLARVVAGLFGDTDASVTLYHVAGEGETDDDVRTLLDGVVARLTDLGTDASAIETRIEHDRGALDAIVDAADPFDAVVMGESDPSLATFVFGMPADKVAERFLGPVLVVQREPATGDDER; translated from the coding sequence ATGACCGACAGACCGTCGATACTCGTCCCGATCCGCGTGCTCGAAGGTGAGTCGATCCCCGAGGGGGTCCCCGAACTCCTCGCGAACGCCCACGTCGTGTTGCTCGGCTACCACGTCATCCCCGAACAGACCGCCCCGGGGCAGGCCCGGATGCAGTTCGAGGAGCGTGCGAACCAGCGGCTCGACGAGTACGAGGCGATGCTCGCGGAGGCGGGCGCGACCACCGAGCGACGGCTCGTGTTCACCCGCGACGGGGGGAAGACGATCGACCGGACGATCAGGGAGGAGGACTGCCTGGCCGTGCTCGTCCCGAACGCGACCGGCCCGCCCGAGGACGTGCTCGTCGCCGTCCGCGGCGCCGTCGGGGTCGACCGGCTCGCCCGCGTCGTCGCCGGCCTGTTCGGCGACACGGACGCCTCCGTGACGCTGTATCACGTCGCCGGCGAGGGCGAGACGGACGACGACGTCCGGACGCTCCTCGACGGGGTGGTGGCCCGGTTGACGGATCTCGGGACGGACGCGTCGGCGATCGAGACGCGGATCGAGCACGACCGGGGGGCCCTCGACGCCATCGTCGACGCGGCCGACCCGTTCGACGCCGTCGTGATGGGCGAATCCGACCCGTCCCTGGCGACGTTCGTGTTCGGGATGCCGGCCGACAAGGTCGCCGAGCGGTTCCTCGGCCCGGTGCTCGTGGTTCAGCGCGAACCCGCCACGGGGGACGACGAACGGTAG
- a CDS encoding helix-turn-helix domain-containing protein — translation MSIVGDFTVPAEAFALDEALGAHPGTTVESDRLASHSPREVFPFLWARGGDLDRFHDALESDPTVTGVDVADETESEVLYRLEWDEEFCDLVHEMVDHHAAILEARARDDRWDLRLRFAEEGMLSTFQDHFREIGHEFEVNQLHRPTQPRQRAFGLTAEQHEALVAAADEGYFTVPRTASTEDVSERLDISANAVSERIRRGCESLIRSGLMVSDDVH, via the coding sequence ATGAGTATCGTGGGCGATTTCACCGTGCCAGCGGAGGCCTTCGCGCTGGACGAGGCCCTGGGGGCCCATCCGGGGACGACCGTCGAATCGGATCGGCTGGCGTCCCACAGCCCCAGGGAGGTGTTCCCGTTTCTCTGGGCCAGGGGCGGCGATCTCGACCGGTTCCACGACGCGCTCGAGTCCGACCCGACGGTGACCGGCGTCGACGTCGCCGACGAGACGGAGTCCGAGGTGCTCTACCGGCTGGAGTGGGACGAGGAGTTCTGCGACCTCGTTCACGAGATGGTGGACCACCACGCGGCGATCCTGGAGGCGAGGGCGCGCGACGACCGGTGGGACCTCCGGTTGCGGTTCGCCGAGGAGGGGATGCTGTCGACCTTCCAGGACCACTTCCGGGAGATCGGCCACGAGTTCGAGGTGAACCAACTCCACCGACCGACGCAACCCCGACAGCGCGCGTTCGGCCTGACGGCGGAACAGCACGAGGCGCTGGTGGCGGCCGCCGACGAGGGGTACTTCACCGTCCCCCGGACGGCGTCGACGGAGGACGTGAGCGAGCGGCTGGACATCTCGGCCAACGCGGTCTCGGAGCGGATTCGGCGCGGCTGTGAGTCGCTGATCCGGTCGGGACTGATGGTCTCCGACGACGTCCACTAG
- a CDS encoding APC family permease produces the protein MSDQRVGVGTSGRNVAGEAPAEEPDAVTDDATVHDDDVELERTIGLVGGLAIGIGTMIGAGIFVFPGLAAANAGPAAALSFAIGGVIALLVALPTSELATAMPRSGGGYYFISRGMGTAYGAIVGLGLWLGLVFASAFYLVGLGHYATAVLAEVGVALSFDPVVAIGLLFGAGLTALSIGGTENTAKLQNGVVGVLLVVLTGFLSYGVLDAVGVFGGGAVPETFFSRGHFPVLTTAALVFTSYLGFAQVATVAGEIKRPSRNLPLAMVGSVLVVAAFYVVTIFVATSAFGADRLGRFGETAMVEVAREFLGLPGAIAILGAGLLATFSSANASILSASRAVYALSRDALLPRRASEINLRYGTPHVALLAAGGPILVLVATGQVELLAEVASFLHLIMYGLICVVMIVLRRRDPTWYAPSYRVPGYPVVPGVGALASFGLIAFMQPASIGVGVAVMITSYLWYRYYAADVTLKGAVRQ, from the coding sequence ATGTCCGATCAGCGCGTCGGCGTGGGGACGTCGGGCCGGAACGTCGCCGGCGAGGCTCCCGCGGAGGAGCCGGACGCGGTGACCGACGACGCCACGGTCCACGACGACGACGTCGAACTCGAACGGACGATCGGGCTCGTCGGCGGGCTGGCGATCGGGATCGGCACGATGATCGGCGCGGGGATCTTCGTCTTCCCGGGGCTGGCGGCCGCGAACGCCGGTCCCGCTGCGGCCCTCTCGTTCGCCATCGGCGGGGTGATCGCGTTGCTGGTGGCGCTCCCGACCTCGGAACTGGCCACGGCGATGCCGCGGAGCGGCGGCGGCTACTACTTCATCTCGCGGGGGATGGGCACTGCGTACGGCGCGATCGTCGGCCTCGGCCTGTGGCTGGGCCTGGTGTTCGCCTCGGCGTTCTACCTCGTCGGCCTGGGACACTACGCGACCGCCGTCCTCGCCGAGGTCGGCGTCGCGCTCTCGTTCGATCCGGTCGTCGCGATCGGGTTGCTGTTCGGCGCGGGGTTGACGGCGCTGAGCATCGGCGGGACCGAGAACACCGCGAAACTGCAGAACGGCGTGGTCGGCGTCCTCCTCGTGGTCCTCACGGGCTTCCTCTCGTACGGCGTCCTCGACGCGGTCGGCGTGTTCGGCGGCGGAGCCGTCCCGGAGACGTTCTTCTCCCGTGGGCACTTCCCGGTCCTGACGACCGCCGCGCTCGTCTTCACCTCGTATCTGGGGTTCGCACAGGTCGCGACCGTCGCCGGGGAGATCAAACGGCCGAGCCGGAACCTCCCGCTGGCGATGGTCGGCTCGGTCCTCGTCGTCGCCGCGTTCTACGTCGTGACGATCTTCGTCGCGACCAGCGCGTTCGGAGCGGACCGGCTGGGCCGGTTCGGGGAGACGGCCATGGTCGAGGTCGCCCGCGAGTTCCTCGGGCTGCCCGGCGCGATCGCGATCCTCGGTGCCGGCCTGCTGGCGACGTTCTCGAGCGCGAACGCGTCGATCCTCAGCGCCTCGCGGGCGGTGTACGCGCTGAGCCGCGACGCCCTGCTCCCCCGGCGGGCGAGCGAGATCAACCTCCGGTACGGCACGCCACACGTCGCGCTGCTCGCGGCCGGCGGCCCGATCCTCGTCCTCGTCGCGACCGGTCAGGTCGAACTGCTCGCCGAGGTCGCGTCGTTCCTCCACCTGATCATGTACGGCCTGATCTGCGTCGTCATGATCGTGTTGCGGCGGCGGGACCCGACCTGGTACGCCCCCAGCTACAGGGTGCCGGGCTATCCGGTGGTGCCGGGCGTCGGCGCGCTCGCCAGCTTCGGCCTGATCGCGTTCATGCAACCCGCGTCGATCGGCGTCGGCGTCGCGGTCATGATCACGTCGTACCTCTGGTACCGATACTACGCCGCCGACGTCACGCTCAAAGGAGCCGTCCGACAATGA
- a CDS encoding ArsR family transcriptional regulator, with protein sequence MTDQGRSSADPAAPRGSDDPRTGAVGLDELLTSLSHRTRRSILLTLAADNPRDEEEFTSPDADEGDDASDEDEFASADFDAELFEAKVRYEHLPQLDRAGLIEWNREADTVTRGPNFEELRPLVDLINEHRDEFPDDWL encoded by the coding sequence ATGACAGATCAGGGGCGGAGTAGCGCCGATCCCGCCGCTCCTCGGGGGTCCGACGACCCCCGAACCGGAGCCGTCGGACTCGACGAGTTGCTGACGAGCCTGAGCCATCGGACCAGACGGAGCATCCTGCTGACGCTCGCGGCGGACAACCCGCGGGACGAGGAGGAGTTCACGTCACCCGACGCCGACGAGGGGGACGACGCGTCCGACGAGGACGAGTTCGCGAGCGCCGACTTCGACGCCGAACTGTTCGAGGCCAAGGTCAGGTACGAGCACCTCCCCCAACTGGACCGCGCCGGGTTGATCGAGTGGAACCGCGAGGCCGACACCGTCACCCGGGGCCCGAACTTCGAGGAGCTGCGCCCGCTCGTCGACCTCATCAACGAGCACCGGGACGAATTTCCGGACGACTGGCTCTGA
- a CDS encoding glycoside hydrolase family 15 protein: MSPGEIRPSYGLHGEVDLGGRELDHLEEYRDSRPVRVGNAAADQRQIDVYGELIFALSVAVHHGWEIGEDD; the protein is encoded by the coding sequence ATGTCGCCCGGCGAGATTCGACCGTCGTACGGACTCCACGGCGAGGTCGACCTCGGAGGGCGCGAGCTCGATCACCTCGAGGAGTATCGGGACTCCCGTCCCGTCCGCGTCGGGAACGCTGCTGCCGACCAGCGGCAAATCGACGTCTACGGCGAACTCATATTCGCCCTTTCAGTGGCCGTGCACCACGGCTGGGAGATCGGGGAGGACGACTGA
- a CDS encoding threonine ammonia-lyase — MPNAYEPVDSPDETTVFPYHDLTPPTTADVYRARRVVREHLPRTPLVRAEALSAEFDADVYLKREDTLPTGAFKVRGGVTLASRLDAGFREAGLIAASTGNHGQSVAYAGREFDVPATVVVPEGVNPSKVRAMERLGADLRFHGADFDEARERAEALAAEEGYRYVHSANEPALVAGVGTAGLEVVEDRPEVDYLFCPVGGGSSASGYCLTVGALTDASVIGVQSAAAPAMHRAWSEGGLDPHERMETFAEGVATRVPFALTMGLLRERLDDFRLVSDAAIEDGVRNLLREEAVVAEGASGVSVAAMRDVREEIRGKTVVFPISGRNVDPGSLERILDGED, encoded by the coding sequence ATGCCGAACGCCTACGAGCCGGTCGACTCCCCGGACGAGACCACGGTGTTCCCGTACCACGACCTCACCCCGCCGACGACGGCCGACGTCTACCGGGCCCGGCGGGTCGTCCGCGAGCACCTCCCCCGGACGCCGCTGGTCCGGGCCGAGGCGCTCTCGGCCGAGTTCGACGCCGACGTGTACCTGAAACGGGAGGACACGCTCCCGACGGGCGCGTTCAAGGTCCGCGGCGGCGTCACGCTCGCATCCCGGCTCGACGCGGGGTTCCGCGAGGCGGGGCTGATCGCCGCTAGCACGGGCAACCACGGCCAGTCGGTCGCCTACGCCGGCCGGGAGTTCGACGTCCCAGCGACGGTCGTCGTCCCCGAGGGCGTGAACCCCTCGAAGGTGCGCGCGATGGAACGGCTCGGGGCCGACCTCCGCTTCCACGGCGCGGACTTCGACGAGGCCCGCGAGCGCGCCGAGGCGCTGGCCGCCGAGGAGGGGTACCGGTACGTCCACTCGGCGAACGAACCGGCGCTCGTGGCCGGCGTCGGCACGGCAGGCCTGGAGGTCGTCGAGGACCGCCCGGAGGTGGACTACCTCTTTTGCCCCGTCGGCGGGGGGTCCAGCGCGTCCGGCTACTGTCTCACGGTCGGCGCGCTGACGGACGCGTCCGTGATCGGCGTGCAGTCGGCCGCGGCGCCGGCGATGCACCGCGCCTGGTCGGAGGGGGGCCTCGACCCCCACGAGCGCATGGAGACGTTCGCCGAGGGGGTGGCGACGCGGGTCCCGTTCGCCCTGACGATGGGGCTGCTCCGCGAACGGCTCGACGACTTCCGGCTCGTGAGCGACGCGGCCATCGAGGACGGGGTCCGGAACCTCCTCCGCGAGGAGGCGGTCGTCGCGGAGGGCGCGAGCGGGGTGAGCGTCGCCGCCATGCGGGACGTCCGTGAGGAGATCCGCGGGAAGACGGTCGTGTTCCCGATCTCGGGCCGCAACGTCGATCCGGGGAGTCTGGAGCGGATCCTCGACGGGGAGGACTGA
- a CDS encoding outer membrane protein assembly factor BamB family protein, with the protein MPSTRLPRRAFLRGTAVGAAVGVAGCSALARRPDPEPIPDATAGPDDWPASGYDARNSRYNAGASPPRSEPAPRWTRDFEFWHEPLVRGTRVVVNAERHTVGLRATDGDRLWRSTSTPWGTETPTLGAERAYVTGTDCVFGVNLDGGGETWRGRPCHGANTASGTIADGRLHLEYGGYFSALDATGRVAWASSHDAQGSPAIDGDTAYVATALTVEAVDLTAAANEWPWEDPDDDEPAHASRTAATEWSVPSESRITGPRIYRSPAIADESVYVTVEHEDRPGGELRALARTDGEERWRVASPPARRGGDAPEPVGRPVAPVVADDLVVTSLGDRRLRAVTTEGRTEWTASLDLDVIDLVGAGDALVAATHDRSVESTAPGHAALAAFDLGDGSRLWKKRFEDHVGGLAIAGGTVYATVVTERQGDGEVVGQRLVAFG; encoded by the coding sequence ATGCCCTCCACGCGACTCCCCAGACGAGCGTTTCTGCGCGGGACGGCGGTCGGTGCCGCGGTCGGCGTCGCCGGGTGCTCGGCGCTCGCGCGTCGTCCCGACCCGGAACCGATCCCGGACGCGACGGCCGGGCCGGACGACTGGCCGGCGAGCGGATACGACGCGCGGAACAGCCGGTACAACGCCGGAGCCTCCCCGCCGCGGTCCGAGCCGGCGCCGCGCTGGACCCGGGACTTCGAGTTCTGGCACGAACCGCTCGTCCGCGGCACCCGCGTCGTCGTGAACGCGGAGCGACACACGGTCGGACTCCGTGCGACCGACGGCGACCGCCTCTGGCGGTCGACCTCCACACCCTGGGGGACCGAGACGCCGACGCTCGGCGCCGAACGGGCGTACGTCACGGGCACGGACTGCGTGTTCGGCGTCAACCTCGACGGCGGCGGGGAAACGTGGCGCGGACGGCCCTGTCACGGCGCGAACACCGCGAGCGGGACGATCGCCGACGGACGGCTACACCTGGAGTACGGCGGCTACTTCTCGGCGCTCGACGCGACCGGACGTGTCGCCTGGGCGTCCAGCCACGACGCGCAAGGGTCACCCGCGATCGACGGGGACACGGCGTATGTCGCGACGGCGCTCACCGTCGAGGCGGTCGATCTGACCGCGGCCGCGAACGAGTGGCCCTGGGAGGACCCGGACGACGACGAACCGGCCCACGCGTCACGGACCGCGGCCACCGAGTGGTCCGTCCCCTCCGAGTCCCGGATAACAGGGCCGCGAATATACCGGAGCCCCGCGATCGCGGACGAGTCCGTCTACGTCACGGTCGAGCACGAGGACCGCCCCGGCGGCGAACTCCGTGCCCTCGCCCGAACGGACGGCGAGGAGCGCTGGCGCGTCGCCTCGCCCCCGGCTCGACGTGGTGGCGACGCGCCGGAACCGGTCGGTCGGCCGGTCGCGCCCGTCGTGGCGGACGACCTCGTCGTTACGTCCCTCGGGGACCGGCGACTCCGGGCGGTCACGACCGAGGGTCGGACCGAGTGGACCGCGAGTCTCGACCTCGACGTGATCGACCTCGTCGGTGCGGGTGACGCCCTCGTCGCGGCCACGCACGACCGGTCCGTCGAGTCGACCGCTCCCGGCCACGCCGCGCTGGCGGCCTTCGATCTCGGCGACGGGAGCCGATTGTGGAAGAAACGTTTCGAGGACCACGTCGGAGGGCTCGCCATCGCGGGCGGGACCGTCTACGCGACGGTCGTGACCGAGCGCCAGGGGGACGGGGAGGTCGTCGGCCAGCGGCTGGTCGCGTTCGGGTAG